From the genome of Arvicola amphibius chromosome 9, mArvAmp1.2, whole genome shotgun sequence, one region includes:
- the Tubb gene encoding tubulin beta chain → MREIVHIQAGQCGNQIGAKFWEVISDEHGIDPTGTYHGDSDLQLDRISVYYNEATGGKYVPRAILVDLEPGTMDSVRSGPFGQIFRPDNFVFGQSGAGNNWAKGHYTEGAELVDSVLDVVRKEAESCDCLQGFQLTHSLGGGTGSGMGTLLISKIREEYPDRIMNTFSVVPSPKVSDTVVEPYNATLSVHQLVENTDETYCIDNEALYDICFRTLKLTTPTYGDLNHLVSATMSGVTTCLRFPGQLNADLRKLAVNMVPFPRLHFFMPGFAPLTSRGSQQYRALTVPELTQQVFDAKNMMAACDPRHGRYLTVAAVFRGRMSMKEVDEQMLNVQNKNSSYFVEWIPNNVKTAVCDIPPRGLKMAVTFIGNSTAIQELFKRISEQFTAMFRRKAFLHWYTGEGMDEMEFTEAESNMNDLVSEYQQYQDATAEEEEDFGEEAEEEA, encoded by the exons ATGAGGGAAATCGTGCACATCCAAGCCGGACAGTGTGGCAACCAGATCGGTGCTAAG TTCTGGGAGGTGATAAGCGATGAACACGGCATCGACCCCACCGGTACCTACCACGGAGACAGCGACCTGCAGCTGGACCGAATCTCCGTCTACTACAATGAAGCCACAG GTGGCAAGTATGTTCCTCGAGCTATCTTGGTGGATCTAGAACCCGGGACCATGGACTCTGTTCGATCGGGTCCTTTTGGCCAGATCTTCAGACCAGACAACTTTGTTTTTG gtcagtctggggCAGGCAACAACTGGGCTAAGGGGCACTACACAGAGGGAGCTGAGCTGGTCGACTCCGTCCTGGATGTTGTGcggaaggaggcagagagctgcGACTGCCTGCAGGGCTTTCAGCTGACCCACTCTCTGGGTGGAGGCACGGGCTCTGGCATGGGCACCCTGCTCATCAGCAAGATCCGAGAAGAATACCCTGACCGGATCATGAATACCTTCAGCGTGGTGCCTTCGCCCAAAGTGTCCGACACCGTGGTCGAGCCCTACAATGCCACCCTCTCCGTCCATCAGCTGGTCGAGAACACCGATGAGACCTACTGCATTGACAACGAGGCCCTCTATGACATCTGCTTCCGTACCCTCAAGCTCACCACGCCCACCTACGGAGACCTGAACCACCTCGTCTCCGCCACCATGAGCGGTGTCACCACCTGCCTCCGCTTCCCGGGCCAGCTCAATGCTGACCTCCGAAAGTTGGCTGTCAACATGGTGCCCTTCCCGCGTCTCCACTTCTTCATGCCCGGCTTTGCCCCGCTCACCAGCCGTGGAAGCCAGCAGTACCGGGCCCTCACTGTGCCTGAACTTACCCAGCAGGTCTTCGATGCCAAGAATATGATGGCTGCCTGCGACCCCCGCCACGGCCGATACCTCACCGTCGCGGCCGTCTTCCGCGGGCGGATGTCCATGAAGGAGGTGGATGAGCAGATGCTCAACGTGCAGAATAAGAATAGCAGCTACTTTGTGGAATGGATCCCCAACAATGTCAAGACGGCGGTCTGTGACATCCCACCCCGCGGCCTCAAGATGGCGGTCACCTTCATCGGCAACAGCACGGCCATCCAGGAGCTGTTCAAGCGCATCTCGGAGCAGTTCACGGCCATGTTCCGGCGCAAGGCCTTCCTCCACTGGTACACGGGCGAGGGCATGGACGAGATGGAGTTCACCGAAGCCGAGAGCAACATGAACGACCTCGTCTCCGAGTACCAGCAGTACCAGGATGccactgcagaagaggaggaggatttcggggaggaggcagaagaagaggcCTAA
- the Flot1 gene encoding flotillin-1: MFFTCGPNEAMVVSGFCRSPPVMVAGGRVFVLPCIQQIQRISLNTLTLNVKSEKVYTRHGVPISVTGIAQVKIQGQNKEMLAAACQMFLGKTEAEIAHIALETLEGHQRAIMAHMTVEEIYKDRQKFSEQVFKVASSDLVNMGISVVSYTLKDIHDDQDYLHSLGKARTAQVQKDARIGEAEAKRDAGIREAKAKQEKVSAQCLSEIEMAKAQRDYELKKATYDIEVNTRRAQADLAYQLQVAKTKQQIEEQRVQVQVVERAQQVAVQEQEIARREKELEARVRKPAEAERYRLERLAEAEKAQLIMQAEAEAESVRMRGEAEAFAIAARARAEAEQMAKKAEAFQMYQEAAQLDMLLEKLPQVAEEISGPLTSANKITLVSSGSGTMGAAKVTGEVLDILSRLPESVERLTGVSISQANHKPLRTA; the protein is encoded by the exons ATGTTTTTCACTTGTGGCCCAAATGAGGCCATGGTAGTCTCCG GGTTCTGCAGGAGCCCCCCAGTCATGGTGGCTGGGGGCCgagtttttgtcctgccctgcATCCAACAAATCCAGAG GATCTCTCTCAACACACTGACCCTCAATGTCAAGAGTGAGAAGGTCTATACCCGCCATGGGGTCCCCATCTCAGTCACGGGCATTGCCCAG GTGAAAATCCAGGGCCAGAACAAGGAGATGCTGGCCGCCGCCTGCCAGATGTTCCTGGGGAAGACAGAGGCCGAGATTGCCCACATTGCCCTGGAGACGCTGGAGGGCCACCAGAGGGCAATCATGGCCCACATGACTGTGGAG GAGATCTATAAGGACAGACAGAAATTCTCAGAGCAAGTTTTCAAAGTGGCCTCCTCAGACCTGGTCAACATGGGCATCAGCGTGGTTAGCTACACCTTGAAGGACATTCATGATGACCAG GACTACTTGCACTCTTTGGGGAAGGCTCGTACAGCGCAAGTCCAGAAGGATGCTCGGattggggaagcagaggccaaaagagatgCCGGGATACGG GAGGCTAAGGCCAAGCAGGAGAAGGTATCTGCCCAGTGTCTTAGTGAAATAGAGATGGCCAAGGCACAGAGAGACTATGAGCTGAAGAAGGCCACCTATGACATCGAGGTCAACACCCGCCGAGCACAGGCTGACCTGGCCTATCAGCTACAG GTGGCCAAGACCAAGCAGCAGATCGAGGAGCAGCGGGTGCAGGTGCAGGTGGTGGAGCGCGCCCAGCAGGTggcagtgcaggagcaggagatCGCCCGGCGAGAGAAGGAGCTGGAGGCCCGCGTGCGCAAGCCTGCGGAGGCTGAGCGCTACCGGCTTGAACGCCTGGCAGAAGCAGAGAA GGCCCAGCTGATCATGCAGGCCGAAGCCGAAGCTGAGTCTGTGAGG ATGCGTGGGGAAGCGGAGGCCTTTGCCATAGCGGCGCGCGCCCGTGCCGAGGCTGAGCAAATGGCTAAGAAGGCAGAAGCCTTCCAGATGTACCAGGAGGCCGCCCAGCTGGACATGCTGCTAGAGAAGCTGCCCCAg GTGGCAGAAGAGATCAGTGGTCCCCTGACCTCAGCCAATAAGATCACGCTGGTGTCTAGTGGAAGTGGAACAATGGGGGCAGCCAAAGTGACTGGGGAAGTCCTGGACATCCTAAGCCGCTTGCCAGAGAGTGTGGAGAGACTCACGGGCGTCAGCATCTCCCAG gCGAATCACAAGCCTTTGCGGACAGCGTGA